GTTAGTACAGGAGTAGAGCCGGTATTCATAGGGAAACCGGAGCCAATTATTATGGAGCAGGCCTTGCAGACACTGGGTTTATCAAAGGACGAAACGCTTATGGTTGGTGATAATTATCATACAGATATTATGGCTGGAATTCAGGCAGGGGTTGACACGCTAATGGTGTTTACAGGTGTAACTCCATTTGAAGACTTTCCAACCTTACCAACGAAGCCAACGTATCATGTGCGGGATTTAAGTGAGTGGATTAAAAAGAAGCTGTCTAATCAAACTGATTAGGCAGCTTTATTTCATTAATCATCCAATTTCTCAGCATCTCTCACGCCATGAGCAAGTCTGCTTGATGCAGCAGCGGCAATTGCGCCTACAATGTCATCAAGAAATGTATGGCATTCTCCTGTTGATTTGTCATTTAAATGCTCAAGAATTCCTGGTTTTTGTTTATCGATATAGCCATAGTTTGTAAATCCGATCGATCCATATACGTTGACAATGGAGAGCGCAATAATCTCATCCACACCATACAAGCTTTCATCTGTTTCAATTGTTTGCTGAAGCGGGAAATCTAACTGCTTTTGTTCAGCTAATTTATCTAACTGTATACCGGTTAAAATGGCATTTTGAACCTCTCTTTTTGTTAAAACGCGGTCCACATTGTGGCGGCAGTCTTCCATACTGAGATCATCATGGTATTTTGCCTGCAAATAATAAACTAATTCCGCAATGTCATCTAATGTGACACCACGCTCTGTTAACCATTCACGTGCCTTTAATTCTAATTGACTTTGACGTGTATCTTTTTCCATTAAAATCACCTATTCTAACGTATTTTTATTTTTTCGTTCATACACTAATTGTAAATGTGTAAGGGGGGAAATATGTGAAAAATTTACTTATTACCTATTATGGGATCCAAACAGAAGGTACTTGTTTCCTTGATGGGGCGGAAGGTTTTATCGGAAACGAATATATTTATTTTATCATTCCTGCTGGGAACAAGGAAGCTATTCATACAGAACAGCTTGCATTATGCTATTACCTTTTTGAGAACAATGTAAACAAAATGGCTGTTCCGGTGCAAAATATAAATGGAGAATTTACCACTTTGTTTATGGGTGAAGAATATATTGTTGTTAAAATGCTTCCTGTAGATCGGGAATCGAACCGTTCGCATGGACAGGAACTTGCCCGTTTTCACCATATTGGGTCAGGTTATCCGTACGAACCACAGGATTTCTCAAGTTATGGCCAGTGGAAACAACTTTGGATTAACAAACTGACAGCATTTGAACAAAAGATAGATCAGGATGAGGCGTTATACCAATCACCTTACCATCGAAAACTCTCGGATTTGTTTCCCTATATTATTGGCATTAGTGAAAATGCCATTCAATATTTGCAGGAAGCTGAATATGATAACCGTTTCCA
This Virgibacillus phasianinus DNA region includes the following protein-coding sequences:
- a CDS encoding phosphatidylglycerophosphatase A family protein, with translation MEKDTRQSQLELKAREWLTERGVTLDDIAELVYYLQAKYHDDLSMEDCRHNVDRVLTKREVQNAILTGIQLDKLAEQKQLDFPLQQTIETDESLYGVDEIIALSIVNVYGSIGFTNYGYIDKQKPGILEHLNDKSTGECHTFLDDIVGAIAAAASSRLAHGVRDAEKLDD